From a single Aquincola tertiaricarbonis genomic region:
- a CDS encoding NAD(P)/FAD-dependent oxidoreductase → MTEASNPSGAQAGRHRLVIVGGGAGGLELAARLGRRLGPDAPIDLTLIDAALTHVWKPQLHELAAGTLGGPDQETDYLQQAQRHGFRFHLGRLEMMDRTARQLWLAPLVDDDGHTVAPRRAVPYDTVVLALGSVVNDFGTPGVREHAVALDTADDARRFHRRLLSLWARNELQASSAGARTPVRIAIVGGGATGVELAAELMETLSTLAGFVPHLGGSGPITAEGLPVRIHLLEAGPRLLAALPEAVAAQAQADLQRRGIDVRTGVKVTGVTAGSVQLGEDSLPADLTVWAAGIRGPEVLTQLDGLALTRSGQLVVGPTMQTPQDPRVLAIGDCAWCTPQPGGPAVPPRAQAAHQQADLLARALPGFIRGEPLPAFRYDDKGSLVSIGRRHAVGRVATPGGAGSSGFNLDGLLARWAYWGLQRQHMATLHGLPRTVLATVGGWLTARTVPPVKLH, encoded by the coding sequence ATGACTGAAGCAAGCAACCCTTCCGGGGCCCAGGCCGGCCGCCACCGCCTCGTGATCGTGGGTGGAGGAGCCGGCGGGCTGGAACTGGCGGCCCGCCTCGGCCGCCGGCTCGGCCCCGACGCGCCGATCGACCTGACGCTGATCGACGCCGCTCTGACCCATGTGTGGAAGCCCCAGCTGCACGAGCTGGCAGCCGGCACGCTGGGCGGCCCCGACCAGGAGACCGACTACCTGCAGCAGGCGCAGCGCCACGGCTTCCGCTTTCACCTGGGCCGGCTGGAAATGATGGACCGCACGGCGCGCCAGCTGTGGCTGGCGCCGCTGGTGGACGACGATGGCCATACCGTGGCCCCGCGCCGCGCCGTGCCCTACGACACCGTGGTGCTGGCGCTGGGCAGCGTGGTCAACGACTTCGGCACGCCTGGCGTGCGCGAGCATGCGGTGGCGCTGGACACCGCCGACGATGCGCGGCGCTTCCATCGCCGGCTGCTGTCGCTGTGGGCGCGCAACGAGCTGCAGGCGTCCAGCGCGGGCGCCCGCACGCCGGTGCGCATCGCCATCGTCGGCGGCGGTGCCACCGGTGTGGAACTGGCGGCCGAGTTGATGGAGACGCTGTCCACGCTGGCCGGCTTCGTGCCGCACCTGGGCGGCTCGGGCCCGATCACGGCCGAAGGGCTGCCGGTGCGCATCCACCTGCTGGAGGCCGGGCCGCGCCTGCTGGCCGCACTGCCCGAGGCGGTGGCCGCGCAGGCGCAGGCCGACCTGCAGCGCCGCGGCATCGACGTGCGCACCGGCGTCAAGGTGACGGGTGTGACGGCCGGCAGCGTGCAGCTGGGCGAAGACAGCCTGCCCGCGGACCTGACCGTGTGGGCCGCCGGCATCCGCGGCCCGGAGGTGCTGACGCAGCTGGATGGTCTGGCGCTGACGCGCAGCGGCCAGCTGGTGGTGGGCCCCACGATGCAGACGCCGCAGGACCCGCGGGTGCTGGCCATCGGCGATTGCGCCTGGTGCACGCCCCAGCCCGGCGGGCCGGCGGTGCCGCCGCGCGCGCAAGCCGCACACCAGCAGGCCGACCTGCTGGCCCGCGCCCTGCCCGGCTTCATCCGCGGCGAGCCCTTGCCCGCCTTTCGCTACGACGACAAGGGCTCACTGGTGTCCATCGGCCGCCGCCATGCGGTGGGCCGCGTGGCCACGCCCGGTGGCGCAGGCAGCAGCGGCTTCAACCTAGACGGCCTGCTGGCCCGCTGGGCCTACTGGGGCCTGCAGCGCCAGCACATGGCCACGCTGCACGGCCTGCCACGCACGGTGCTGGCCACCGTAGGCGGCTGGCTGACGGCCCGCACGGTGCCGCCGGTGAAGCTGCACTGA
- a CDS encoding 2-dehydropantoate 2-reductase, with translation MSTPRRIAIVGAGAIGGFLGTRLALAGHRVSALARGQTLQALQQHGWRLREAGELHQAPCATVSDDAAALGPQDLVVIAVKGPALAAVAGQLAPLLDAHTVVLPAMNGVPWWFVQGLPGIGDTPLDSVDPGGRIASAIALPRVLGCVVHAATGTSAPGVVEHRMGQGLIIGEPAGGESARANDWAAVLREAGFDATASPRVRYDIWFKLWGNLTMNPVSAITGATVDRVLDDPLVRAFCSAAMQEAAEIGRRIGCSIDQAPDDRHAVTRKLGAISTSMLQDVQAGRPMELDAIVGAVHELGRRVNVPTPNVDALFGLARLFGRVKDLYKN, from the coding sequence ATGAGCACGCCCCGCCGCATCGCCATCGTCGGCGCCGGGGCCATCGGCGGCTTTCTGGGTACCAGGCTGGCCCTGGCCGGCCACCGCGTGAGCGCGCTGGCCCGGGGCCAGACGCTGCAGGCCTTGCAGCAGCACGGCTGGCGCCTGCGCGAAGCCGGTGAGCTGCACCAGGCGCCCTGCGCCACCGTGTCCGACGACGCTGCCGCCCTCGGTCCGCAGGATCTGGTGGTCATCGCGGTCAAGGGTCCGGCCCTGGCCGCGGTGGCCGGGCAACTGGCGCCCTTGCTGGATGCGCACACGGTGGTGCTGCCCGCGATGAACGGCGTGCCCTGGTGGTTCGTGCAAGGCCTGCCCGGCATCGGCGATACGCCGCTGGACAGCGTGGACCCGGGCGGACGCATCGCCTCGGCCATCGCCTTGCCGCGGGTGCTGGGCTGCGTGGTGCATGCGGCCACCGGCACCAGTGCGCCCGGCGTGGTGGAACACCGCATGGGGCAGGGCCTGATCATCGGCGAGCCGGCAGGCGGTGAGTCGGCGCGCGCGAACGACTGGGCCGCGGTGCTGCGCGAAGCAGGCTTCGACGCCACGGCCTCACCGCGCGTGCGCTACGACATCTGGTTCAAGCTGTGGGGCAACCTCACGATGAACCCCGTGTCGGCCATCACCGGCGCCACGGTGGACCGGGTGCTGGACGACCCGCTGGTGCGGGCCTTCTGTTCGGCTGCGATGCAGGAGGCCGCCGAGATCGGCCGGCGCATCGGCTGCAGCATCGACCAGGCCCCCGACGACCGCCATGCCGTCACGCGCAAGCTGGGCGCCATCTCCACTTCGATGCTGCAGGACGTGCAGGCCGGCCGGCCGATGGAGCTGGACGCCATCGTCGGCGCGGTGCACGAACTGGGCCGCCGGGTGAACGTGCCGACGCCGAACGTGGACGCGCTGTTCGGCCTGGCGCGCCTGTTCGGGCGGGTGAAGGACTTGTACAAAAACTGA
- a CDS encoding MBL fold metallo-hydrolase, producing MLNRRQLLGASLASSALYATGSFVPAWAQNAPDLGTPALPATGFARMKVGDAEVISLLDGITRRPLVAEFVKNAPLAEVRALLASQNLPTDYIDVPYTPFLIVSGGKRTLVDTGLGEFGGPTTGKLLQQLRAAGFAPTDIDTVLISHFHGDHINGIRNKAGELVFANAKVMVPAAEYAFWMDDAQMNAAPAGMKGAFENVRRTFGNMPADRLQRFEADTEILPGIRSVAAYGHTPGHTLFELSSAGQKFFYVADLTNVPALFARNPDWAVTFDMDAEKARQTRRAVFQRITASNAMMGGFHYPFPGFGRMAPAGNGYAFQPSA from the coding sequence TTCGTGCCCGCCTGGGCGCAGAACGCGCCCGACCTGGGCACGCCCGCCCTGCCCGCCACTGGCTTCGCGCGCATGAAGGTGGGTGATGCGGAGGTGATCTCGCTGCTGGACGGCATCACCCGCCGGCCGCTGGTGGCCGAATTCGTGAAGAACGCGCCCTTGGCCGAGGTGCGGGCGCTGCTGGCTTCGCAGAACCTGCCCACCGACTACATCGACGTGCCGTACACGCCCTTCCTGATCGTCAGCGGCGGCAAACGCACGCTGGTGGACACCGGGCTGGGTGAGTTCGGCGGCCCCACCACCGGCAAGCTGCTGCAGCAGCTGCGGGCGGCGGGCTTCGCGCCCACCGACATCGACACGGTGCTGATCTCGCACTTCCACGGCGACCACATCAACGGCATCCGCAACAAGGCAGGCGAGCTGGTGTTCGCCAATGCCAAGGTGATGGTGCCGGCGGCCGAATACGCCTTCTGGATGGACGATGCGCAGATGAATGCGGCCCCGGCCGGCATGAAGGGCGCGTTCGAGAACGTGCGCCGCACCTTCGGCAACATGCCGGCCGACAGGCTGCAGCGCTTCGAGGCCGACACCGAGATCCTGCCGGGCATCCGCTCGGTGGCGGCCTACGGCCACACGCCGGGCCACACGCTGTTCGAGCTGAGCTCGGCCGGCCAGAAATTCTTCTACGTGGCCGACCTGACCAACGTGCCGGCGCTGTTCGCACGCAACCCCGACTGGGCCGTGACCTTCGACATGGATGCGGAAAAGGCCCGCCAGACGCGGCGCGCGGTGTTCCAGCGCATCACCGCCTCCAACGCGATGATGGGCGGCTTCCACTACCCGTTCCCGGGTTTCGGCCGCATGGCACCGGCCGGCAACGGCTACGCGTTCCAGCCCTCGGCCTGA